In Nicotiana tabacum cultivar K326 chromosome 11, ASM71507v2, whole genome shotgun sequence, a single window of DNA contains:
- the LOC142166005 gene encoding uncharacterized protein LOC142166005, protein MEESTNDLLKKLLIDNQQLRTDFRNLERKIGQLATNQNTRLAGVLPRDTEKNPQVNVITLRNGRELQEVPKKKKDKPIPEGELIPKVTQEPKNAAEISDPVEAPRPPPPFPHRLQKKNDDRMFRKFLSMLRQVQLNIPLVDVLREIPNFTIPVRIGNIVVGHALYDLGASINLMPLSLFKQLGLGSPRPTTVMLQLADRLIAHPEGVIEDVLLQIGKFIFPADFIILYYEADELVPIILGRPLLATGDAIIKVREGKMILRVDDEEAVFNVYRAIQLPRHYEELSMIFVVEADEQIHYPNVYLDNSLEKALMFLDSLGVDEEVEEMMQILDTSCAYLQGTHPFEPLNRPEGPPPKPSIEEAPKLELKPLPPHLQYAYLGDSDTLPVIVSSDLSKLQEEKLLECYVSTREQLGGLCLTLRALVQPSACTKSSWRADTSPVFHEKDIAFKFDDACLKAFEELKGRLVTAPIIIAPDWEQPFELMCDASILAVGAVLGQRRNKIFHSIYYASKTLNPAQMNYTVTEKELFAVVWAFDKFRSYLVGTKVIVHIDYSAIIYLFEKKDAKPRLIRWVLLLQEFDLDIRDRKGTGTQVVDHLSRLENRNHVAEGGAIKETFPDEQLLAITSSTASWYADYVNFIASGVTPPELTPDNRRRFLHDVRLNMWDEPFLYRLCADQLMRICVLE, encoded by the exons atggaagaaagtaccaATGATCTGCTAAAGAAGTTGTTGATTGACAATCAGCAACTCAGGACCGACTTCAGAAATCTTGAAAGGAAAATAGGGCAGTTAGCAACAAATCAAAACACTAGACTTGCAGGCGTCCTCCCCAGAGATACAGAAAAGAACCCTCAAGTGAATGTaattacacttagaaacgggagggagcTACAGGAAgtgccaaagaaaaagaaagacaagcCCATACCTGAGGGAGAGTTGATCCCTAAAGTGACTCAAGAGCCAAAGAATGCTGCTGAAATTTCAGATCCAGTGGAGGCCCCAAGACCACCACCACCTTTTCCCCatagattgcagaaaaagaatgatgatcgcatgttcagAAAATTCCTCTCTATGTTGAGACAGGTTCAATTGAATATCCCACTTGTTGATGtgcttcgtgaaattccaaa cttcacgATTCCTGTGCGCATTGGCAATATTGTTGTGGGTCATGCTCTTTACgatttgggggcaagcataaaTCTAATGCCCCTGTCCTTGTTCAAGCAACTGGGCCTAGGATCTCCAAGGCCCACTACTGTGATGTTACAGCTGGCTGACAGATTAATAGCACACCCTGAAGGGGTAATTGAAGATGTGTTGCTGCAGATTGGGAAATTCATCTTCCCTGCTGATTTCATTATCCTTTATTATGAGGCTGACGAactggttccaatcatattggggcgACCTCTCTTAGCTACTGGTGATGCAATTATCAAAGTGAGAGAGGGAAAGATGATTTTGAGGGTAGATGACGAGGAAGCAGTTTTTAATGTCTACAgagcaatccaacttccccgccactatgaggagctctcaatGATATTTGTTGTTGAGGCCGATGAGCAGATTCATTATCCGAATGTATATCTAGACAATTCTCTAGAGAAAGCACTTATGTTTCTTGATAGCCTGGGGGTTGATgaggaggttgaggagatgatgcaaaTCCTTGATACATCTTGTGCGTACCTGCAAGGGACGCACCCCTTTGAGCCTTTGAATAGACCAGAGGGTCCtcctccaaagccgtcaattgaggAAGCCCCAaaattggaacttaaaccccttCCACCTCACCtgcaatatgcttatttgggtgacTCTGACACTTTACCCGTTATTGTCTCGtctgacttgtctaaattgcaggaagaaaagctgtTGGAGTGTTACGTGAGCACAAGAGAGCAGTTGGGTGGACTATGTCTGACATTAAGGGCATTAGTCCAGccttctgcatgcacaaaatcctcatggagggcGGACACAAGCCCAGT GTTTCATGAGAAAGATATCGCCTTCAAATTTGATGATGCATGTCTGAAGGCATTCGAGGAGCTGAAAGGAAGGTTGGTTACTGCACCAATCATAATTGCTCCGGattgggagcaaccatttgagttgatgtgcgatgcgagCATCTTGGCTGTTGGTGCTGTCTTGGGGCAAAGGAGAAATAAGATATTCCACTCCATCTACTATGCGAGCAAAACtctgaatccagctcagatgaactACACCGTCACTGAAAAAGAGTTGTttgcagtggtgtgggcattTGACAAGTTCAGGTCATATCTTGTGGGGACCAAAGTCATCGTCCACATAGATTATTCAGCTATCATATACCTATTTGAGAAGAAGGACGCCAAGCCGAGACTGATTCGGTGGGTCCTGCTCTTGCAGGAGTTTGATTTAGATATCCGAGATCGCAAAGGAACAGGGACCCAAGTGGTTGATCACTTGTCTAGGTTAGAAAATCGAAACCATGTGGCTGAAGGGGgtgcaatcaaagaaacattccctGATGAGCAGTTATTGGCAATCACCTCAAGCACAGCCTcgtggtatgcagattatgtgaactttattgcaagtggggtgacaccACCGGAATTGACACCAGACAATAGACGAAGGTTCTTGCATGATGTGAGGCTCaacatgtgggatgagccattcttatacaGGCTATGTGCAGATCAGTTGATGCGGATATGTGTTCTTGAGTAA